The Triticum aestivum cultivar Chinese Spring chromosome 5A, IWGSC CS RefSeq v2.1, whole genome shotgun sequence genomic sequence ttcgagactcctcgtcatgtccgtaatcatatccgggactccgaacaaccttcggtacatcaaaatacataaactcataatataactgttattgaaaccttaagcgtgcggaccctacggttcgagaacgatgtagacatgactgagacacatctctggtcaataaccaatagcgggacctggatgcccatattggttcctacatattctacgaagatctttatcggtcaaaccgcataacaacatacgttgttccctttgtcatcggtatgttacttgtccgagattcgatcgtcggtatccaatacctagttcaatctcgttatcgacaagtctctttactcgttctgtaatacttcatcttataactaactcattagttacatgcttgcaaggcttaggtgatgagcattgccgagagggcccagagatacctctccgacaatcggagtgacaaaacctaatctcgaattatgctaactcaacatgtaccttcggagacacctgtaatactcctttataatcacccagttacgttgtgacgtttggtagtacccaaagtgttcctccggtaaacgggagttacacaattctcatagttacaggaacatgtataagtcatgaaggaagcaatagcagaatactaaacgatcaagtgctaagctaatgggatgggtcatgtcaatcacctcattctcctaatgatgtgatcccattaatcaaatgacaacacatgtcaatggttaggaaacataaccatctttgattaatgagctagtcaagtagaggcatactagtgactatatgtttgtctatgtattcacacatgtatcatgtttccggttaatacaattctagcatgaataataaacatttatcgtgatatgaggaaataaataataactttattattgcctctagggcatatttccttcaccctaaccgggacagatgggccttatgaaccgggacagatggccctttttctagtagtgcatgcGGAGCATAGGAAGAGGGTTGACAGGTGCTCCCATGCGCATGAGAAGGGTGGAGCTTAGAGGGGTGGTCGGAACAGTTGTGGCATGAGAGAAGAGGGAAGGCTGGCGCACATCAGCGGTAGCCGGTAGGCAGTTAAGCAGGGACTAGAGAGTAGGCCGACTAGGAGGGGGAGAAGatgaatagtactccctccgtttctaaatagatacctatttagagatttcaatacaaaccacatgcggatgtgtatagatatattttagagtgtagattcaatcATTTCGCTTCCTGTGTAGTCTCTTATTGagatctttaaaaagacttatatttaagaacagaggaATTACTAGGCTGTTAAAATGCACTGATCATCCATAGAAACCTGGCAGCTAGGAAGGTGCTTCCTTTTATCGAGGATTACATGCCAAGAAAAGATAGTTACTCGATACAACTACTAGTATATCAAGGTGAAAGTTGGATGCTCAGCTAGTAGATGGCTAGCTCAGGCCGCAGCGGTTTAAGAACACTTGTGGAGCGCCCCTCACATCCACACACTCGGGTCGCATCTGCCATTGTTACGCATCATTTCAGCTTTGACATCCAACACAGCGGTCAGGTCAAAATTTTATGCCACCTCCCACCTAGTACTTTGCGTCGCTGTTTCTGCAGGACAGAACATATTGCGGCGCAGCCAGGCAGAGAGAGACCTTCTGCGCGGCAGGTCGACAAAATGCAGGGTGCACAACGGGTTGGGTATTGGGCATCATGAAGAAATCAACATTTACTTATGATAGGAACGTCCTGATCGAGATGTCTGACAGATAGTAGTAGGAATATGATACAAAATGGCACAAGCTTGGAGCAATGAGGGCAGTCACAATTAACTCAACATCAGCAATAGCTAAGAGATTGATATGGCCTTTGCTTGCCACTCAACTCAAGACACAGGTCGTGCTTTTTTTCTCTTGTAAGTCGTATAACTATATAAAATGGCAGCTCCTTCAGACCCTACACCAAGATAAGTGAAAACAACCCTCAAGTGGATCCTAGAAGCTTTTGGACCATTGACTTCTTGCATCAACCAAGTGTTCATGTTTCCTATTTGTGACTACTACCTTTTACATAATTTAAAATTAACTAATGTTACAACAGCAATACACACGTTTCAATGAGTCGCAATGCTCACAGGCTACAGTTTAAAAACCCTACCTAGTCGATGATAGAGTTGACTGAGATCAGTAAGGACAATGTAATAAGCTCCGCAACAAGAGTcagccaattaaacatctactttGCTACCTACAGTCAAAACTAAGGGATGTAAACTGTATTCTGGAGAGCATATGGCAAGCTTAGGAGCCTATAGCGAGAGAGCGCCAGATGCAAACAAAAGATTCCTCCCAGAAAACTGCAGTTGGAAAAAAGCAGTTAGTTGGTTTTCGCTCAACACGGTTACTATCATATGTTAACTGATGAGAACGGTGGATTGAAGGAGAATGGGTTTCTCACCCGCAAGTTATAAACAGGAGTCGATTTTGTAGGGAGAGCTTTCAGCAGCCTCAGTCGGTTCGTAGAACCAGCCTTGCTGTTTCACAAAAATAAACGATATTTAACAACTAGAGCAAGGCAAACCAAAGCAGCCTTTTACAAGGGAGCCAACCAACTTACGTGTCATCCATCTTCAGGGCCTTTGTGCTGGACGCAACATCCCAGAGTTTAACAGTGCAATCAGCCGATCCAGATGCAAGCAATGCTCCCTCGCAGCTATAAAACAGAGGAAGAATTGTTGAACTAAGATGGTTCTTTGGTATAGCATATTAGCATGAAATTAAGGTAATCATGCTTCTCCAAAAACTaaaaaaacatactccctccgtcccataatgtaactAGACAGAACAACACAGCATGACTACTCACTGGAAGAGAAAAAATGTACACTTCAAAACAGAAGAACTATCAGTGATACTCAATCTAATCCGTTGATGGAAGACATTTTTTTACATAATTTATACTGGAAACAGTGGTTAAAACATGGGAAAAATTACAGGATTTTTAAATAATAGATCCAGAAGTAAATCTACTGCGGTCAACCAACAACTGCATTGCGACCAAGTACATAAGCTGGACCATCGATGTATGTTCAAGAAAAAACAACCACACACAGGCATTCAAGTTCCATGGTGTGGTCATTTGAAGACAGAATCATGCAATATTCCAGTTAAATACTCTAAAAAGGTGGCCAAAATGGTTAGTAAACCCATTGCTCATGTATAGATAAATCTAACCCAGTGTGAACTGAAGCCGCTGCTCAGCAAACTGATTAAAGGCAGAAGACAGGAAAGGCCAGTTTCTCAAGCCCTGCCataaactaatactccctccgtaaagaaatctaagagcgtttagatcactactctagtgatctactccctccgttccaaattactcgtcgcagaaatggatgtatctagaactaaaatacatctagatacatccatacctgcgacaagtaattcggaacggagggagtaaaatgctcttatatttctttagagaGGGACTACTCTTTACACATATTTGGTATATCAGCTACTGTTTGACACATGGGATACTAAGCAAGCAAAACAATGTATAATGATGAGTACCTGAAAGCAAGTGACCACACACAAGAGTTGTGTCCCGCTAGTGGTGAAACGCAGCGACCAGTAGAGAGATCCCACATCATGATGGTCCCATCTTCGTCTCCGGAGGCCATGTATCGCCCATCAGGAGACATTGCCAGTGATAAGACCATACTCCTATGACCAATAAACATTCGTATACATTCACCAGTTTGAACATCCCATAGCCGTACAGTTTTGTCACTAGAGCCGGTGGCAATGTAGTTACAGTTTACATGCCACTGCACACACTGTCAGATAAGTAGTTTGCAGAAGAAAACATCAGTCAGAACATGCAGACATCAGTAAATGGCATTGAAAGCATTCCCATAGGCAGGCTACCAATTCTCAAATCAATACAAGTTCAGAGATAGAAGCACACTTACATCAACATCAGCAAGATGCCCGGCCATTATCCGCAAAGGTTGGATTTTATCCATTGACCAGATTCGAGCAGTCCTGTCATGCGAGGCACTGGCAAAATAATGGCCGACTGGACTAAACTGCCACAAAAACATAAAAATATGTCAGCAATGCAAGTATACAACGCACAAAGATGTCTATTCAATACAACAGAATCAGAAAGCTATGCAACACAAATATATGTACCAGTCATAAGCTGTTGAAAAAAACATCAAGCCCAACAGACCTATTCCAAATCCCATCATCAGAAGTGTTCAAAATGAAGAACGAACTAGGAATATTTATCACAAGTATTTGCAGTTTTGCCCTCGCACCAAGATCAAGACTAAAACAATAGTAGGGCATGGACATTTTTTGTAACAATGAGGCCACTATTAGAATTCCAGAAGAGTTTTCTCTCAAAAAAATCCAGAAGAGTTAATTAAAAACTACTGAAATGAGGCCACTATTATTAGAACTTCAGAAGAGTTTATTTAAAACTACTGAAATGAGGCCACTATTAGAACTTCAGAAGAGTTTATTAGAAACTACTGAAATCAGGCCACAATTAGAACTTCAGAAGAGTTTATTTCAAACTACTGAACAACTGACTGACTGTACGGCATTGACATTGATTGTAACAACAGATCTGAGCATCATTCAAATAAAAACTGCTGAAGAATCAACTAatcaaatgtttttgcctgtaactAGGTAGCCAAGACACCCCATGAAGCAAGAACTCAAATGTTGTTTTCACAACAACGACACAGAGAAAAGATTTGTTCACATACTTGGACATCCCAAACTGGGTAATTGTGTCCTTTGTAACAAACAAGATTGGCATTCAGCTTGGTACTCCACAGCCTAACTGtaacaaatatataaaaaatagatgaACGGTTTGTTTTATTAAATAAATGAACAAGGAAAtgaatggtactccctccgtcccataatgtaggatgttttttgtttttgtcctacaatgagacggagggagtacaaaataagTACTGTATAATGTAAGTGACACCTTACTTGTTGAATCTGAAGATGATGACAGGAGAAAATCTCCAAATGGACTAAAGGCAGCGGAATAAACTGGTCCAGAATGACCTTGGAATAATGTATACGGTCTTTTCCCCTCAGATGTTGATGACAAGCGCTCGTCCTGTGAAGATCCATTCTCTCCTTGTGAACTAGCTGAGAGTCCAAATTTGCCCAATCAGCAAATACCATCAAGAATTCAAGATAGAAATGAAAACACTACTATGTTAGGAATATGTTCTATGATTATTCTGAAGTTCTGGACAGGTACCAGTCAAATACTGCAACGCTGTTAAAATATTCTAGCATGTCTAACAAGTAGCTCCAGAAGACATTTATTGCATTGTCCAAGACATGCATCAGTGCTACAACACCACCTTAAACTTCTAGGTTGTAACTTAAACTAAATGAAATAAACTAGAATCCTTAGAACAAAAGGCTACCATGACCGAAATCAGGTGTGCAGTTACAGAAGCATTTCACCATATCAGCGGAACAGAAACATCAGCAATATGTAGTGTAGAACGACTAACATGTTTTTGCTGGTTGACCAATCTTTGCCATATCCCAAACCTAGTGAACAAGAAAGTTTTACCAGTTAATGTAGTGATCACATGAGAGACAAACTATCACCTAAAGGGACTAACCTTTACTGACGAGTCTGAGAACCCACCAACGACCAAAGATCCATCGTTTGAGATCGATGAGCAGTTTAATCTGTGTTCCACAGGATAATGTTTTCAAACCAAAGTATGCACACTGAAACAGTTGATACTAAGGGCCAGTTCCTTTGGGCAATTCTCCGagaattgaccccctccccagcttctcccagaattgccacttcatctttttttacaattcctagctaGTTAAGATCTAGTTAGCTAGGAATTGTAAGAAAATATAGTGTGGCAATTCTGGGAGAAGTTGGGGAGGGGGTCAATTCTCggagaattgcccaaaagaactggccctaaattACAGCTAAGCTTACCCGTTATGTGTATTAAGGAATGTGTAGAAGCTAACAGATGGCAATGCCAAGTTATTCAATTGTGCACGGTTTCGCAGGTCCTCAAGAATTGATTGTTCAACTTCAACAGGCCTGAAACAAACAAGTAATTTTTCAGGATCGTAAACGCAAGGCTGACACTTGACAGATCAAAAAGTACACAAGTGAGTATGTTCTGCAAAAAGAAAAAAGAGCAATATTTGGTCCTCCTGAAACTTGTAAGATAACTTTTCCAAGAGAACCCGCATAAAACCCCTCGGCCTTTATTTTAGGTTCCAAGTCAGGCTCAAGCACATGACACTCACATGTCTGGAGTATGGACCCACAGTCAGTTATAGGAATGGTATTTATTTTCAAAGAGTACAGTTGATAAATTATGTAGAACTTTTTTTAGAACTGCAGATAAGAGAATAAATATTTACGTCGCTGGAAGGGTTAGCTCCGGTTTCACACGAGGTGCCGCAGAAATCATGCTTGTTTCGGATTTGGTATTTTTCCCTGTTGCACCTACAAGCTTATCCTTTTTGAGCTTTTTGTTCAGAGGACCACCCTGCTTTCCACCTTCTGAGGATTTTTTCTGTAGCAAATATAACAAGAAATAATGAAAGATCCAAGTTAGTAACAGAAAAGGGTATATGGACAGCATTCCTGTTCTTAAGATAACAGCAGAAGAAGAGAAGAACAAAAACATGCTGCTGAGTGTTGACAAAAAGGAATGTCCAGGTTTCAATGGCAGAGAGCATATAACAAACATAATATAACAAGAGTCCCATACTATGAGAGAGTTTCTTGCCTTGTTATTATCTTCTGCATCTGCATCCTTGCTTTCTGCTTCAGCTCTATCAGAATCTGAGAGTGCTTTCTCCATACGCTCCTCAACTGAATCTTCAAGCAACTGCATACCATAAATTTAATTTTAACAATAACACATGCCTAAGGATAACGAAGAATAAATACTTAAATAGAAAACTGGAAAATTGCTCTCATGGAAGAGGTTCGTTTGGGAAGTGGCAAAAACAGTGCTACTAGAGTTTTTTCCCTATTTGATCGGCATTGTTAACCGTTTTGATAGAATAGATAATAGGAAACAAACACATTGATCACGGATGTGCTGAATAACATACCCCCCAATGCACTTCCTTCTGATTTATCTGTTTTGCCAAGTCCTTGCTGGTTCCAACCAGAGCAACAACATCCGCATCATCAGAGATCAATGAAGGTTGCCCAGCGGACACTGCCAATATAGATAGAGGGAAGTGGTGGAAAAGTGAGAAGTGACGGTAAGTAAAATGTGCGATATAATCTCAACAGACTGGGAACTGTACCTTCAAAAATTATCCTTTCATTGATTATTCCAAGCATCACAAGAGCTTGTGTTTTCTGGAGATACTGGAGAAGTAATTCATATGAATACTGCAATGAAACACGAGGTAGAAACTTTGAACAGAGCAGTTGACATAATTTTATAGGAAAAACAAAATTGCAGCAAAGAAAAAAAGGTGAGATCATGATGTATCATGCAACGAGTTGCCAATTGAACTAGAAATCACCACATGGAATGTGCTTCGCCAGCAACATCTGTTAAAAACTGGTCTATATGCAGTTTGTGTCTCATATTTGACACTAGCATTCAGTATATGTATTATGGTATCATGATGACGTATCATCTACTCCTATGTGAAACTAGTTGCCCATTAGGATTCAGGAAGAAAAAGCTTGTAACAAACCTTAGATTGTGTTTGTTTCCCTTGGTCATAACAACACTTACCAAGTAAGTGGTGGAAAAGGGTACATGAGAATAAAGCATCTCAACTTATAAAGCTATTGTCACAACAACGGATATGCATCCAGTGGAACATTTTATCTATGTGCATTGATTTAACTCAAAAGGTGACCCACCCATACAATCGTAGTTGAAACAAAGAGATGGAATGCAAAtatagaagaacttggtgcagtacTACCTCACATAATTTAATTCTGAATTTATTTTCCCTTAAAGATCGGGCCAGATCCATTTCCTGAAAATTATAGCAGGTAGAACAATAAGTGCATGTTTTGTGAATCCTGAGAAGATAAAATCAAATAAACAAACGCAAATCGCCATTGACACTTGAATGGATACGAGAGAGCTAAATGATGAACCTCCAAATGCAAAGGAGAAAGAGTGCCTTCCAGCTTTTGGAGATCCCTTGAATGCATCAGTTCATGATCTTCCCGAAATTTAAGGAAAAATGCCCGAGCTGCAGGATTCATATGTGGTGATATCAATGACAGAAATGCTCCAAATAAACTAATTGGATGCATAAAATGCAAACAAATATTATCCCAGAAATGTACACAAACTACAAATACCTTCCTTGCCCACAAAAATAATTACCTTCTAGTGTATGCCCCTCTGACACTAGATCCATGAAGCAATGGATAAACGCTGGATAAAGGACACGGAGTAATTCATGCTACAATATTAAAAAAAACTCAGAGGCATGAAATATATATAGCTGAATATACAAGAATTAAAAAGGCCATTCCATGTAATAGGTACATCAAATAGAGCAAGTAGTCCATCCACCGCAACCAAATATCCCATTTCCAGTGACTACAATCATGTGACAAATACATGATTATGCTTATGTGAATGGTTTTTGCTTTCTAGAAGGAGCTCTGCAGTGTGAACAGATGCCATAAAACACAAAAAACATTTCAGAAATGCTACGTACATCTGAAGCTAGTAGGCAAGCATTCAGCCATGATCCTGGAAACATGGTGCACCAACCACAAGCAGGCATGATCATTTTTAACAAGAGAAGCATGAAGATAACTCATGAGTAGCATGCCAGATTACTGAACAGTGTGGATATAGCAGCTACATGCCTCAAAACATCTCGAATGCTGCAAAGCAAAGTGCATTCAAATGTACTACTAGAGCTGTAAACGTGAATCACAATCCACACTTAATGTAGCACACCTTGTATTGGTCCAGAGAATTGTATGCCCATGATCTTAGCTTGTTGTAGCCATCATAGTATCTTGCTGGGTCGTTATCCGGCCTGTCAACAAAGGGGGACATAGTAAATTTTTCAGAttaacatggtattagagcagTTTTCGAGCATATTTGACATGATACTCTAGATTAGCCCCCATAAACTCTGCTCAAGGCCCAAATCATGTCGAAGGTTTGCCATTGCCCAAGCCAAAGTAGTATCAATTTCTCACGCTCGAGCGGGTAAGCTGATTCTGAACATCGGAGTGACTTAAACCTAGCAGAAACAGCCCGGCCCGAGTCAGGATAGCCAAGGCGCCGCGGCTCGGCCACTCGGAACCACCAATCCGGCGCCATTCCTCACACAAACGGCACGAAAACCGGTGGCTACTACGCGAGCTTGGGGGGCGAGGCCGCTGCGGCCACCACAAGGGGCGGCGGGGTCGAGATTTAGGGGATTCGCACCTGGAGAGCGAGACGTCGGAGAGGGAGGTGGTGGAGAGGCGGTTGCGCTCCTCCTGCAGCGCGAGCTCGGTGAGGCGGAAGCCCTTGCGGTGCAGGTACTGCTGCACCTTCctctccatctcctcgtcctccaTCGCTCGCTGGCTcgctcgccggccggccgccgtGCGCCGgggagggaggcgccctagggtttagGGGCGGGCCGGATCCGCTGGTACGGTGTGGGACTGTGGGCGAGCGGGTCGGAGGGGGAGACGAAGGCGGAAACGGGATTAGAGCAGGGCAGCGAGGCCGGATGGGCTAGGCCTGGTTTGGATAGCCTGGTTAGGCCCGCGTTCACACGGGCCGAGAGGGTCTAGGACCCGGACAGGTAGCTGGCGCCTGTGGGCATCACCACATAGGCCGGCCCAGCAAACCTGCAAAAAAAAGCAAATGGCAAGGAAAAATATTCACGTTCAATCGGGAGACTATTCGATCCGTGATcgactagtaagcttgcacgtgcaacgcacgtcttaaCTCCATCACATAATTATGATTATTAATACAGTTGTTTGGTTCTACATAGTTTTTCATCTGCATCTGTTTCACCAAAAAATAGTATTTGTTTGGGTGAAAGAAAATTAAATCGCATGGAAGGtgtaaataatactccctccattcaccaatataagatgttttgaatatatcaatatgaactacatatggattAAAATaaatgaacaaacacactaaaacgtgtcttaTTCTTTCGATTTAGAGAAAAGTTAGAACCAGAAATGCAATTCGGCTCCCAGGTCCAGATGCTCCTGCAATCTAGACCACACAGGTGCCTCATGATTTGAGCATGGCTTGGTATTCGGTTCGTATCTACagtacctaaatagttcatccccactacttGGTTTTTCTTGACATGCAAGCTACCCACATCAGCAATCACATGCAGCCATCCAACTCAGCAAACCTGCCACTTCAGCAAAAAGAATTCCACGGAAAAAATCATGGGATTTAATTATTCACACATCGGTTCCTCTTCAACTTCTGAAACTGACAAGATAGTTTATCTACACTTTAAGAGCCAAAGACACCCTGTTTTATTCTCAGCTCCCCACCGTATCTACTTCTCTGCGGTCTGTACGTCTCATATTCTTCTCTTCATTCAGAAATTTTGAAGCCTCCATTGAAGAAGGGCAGCAGCTACGAGCTCATGCTGCCCCACGCGATGGAAGACGACCCAGCCCCAACACCCTCTCCTAGGTCTGGCTGCCCTGGCCTCTAGCTTCTCTGACGGCCTGAATTTTCGCTGCAGAAACGGGGCCGTTGTTCCATTCCCGACCCTAGGACTCTACACACCGTTCCTC encodes the following:
- the LOC123104518 gene encoding transcription initiation factor TFIID subunit 5 isoform X2 codes for the protein MGIQFSGPIQARAFFLKFREDHELMHSRDLQKLEGTLSPLHLEEMDLARSLRENKFRIKLCEYSYELLLQYLQKTQALVMLGIINERIIFEVSAGQPSLISDDADVVALVGTSKDLAKQINQKEVHWGLLEDSVEERMEKALSDSDRAEAESKDADAEDNNKKKSSEGGKQGGPLNKKLKKDKLVGATGKNTKSETSMISAAPRVKPELTLPATPVEVEQSILEDLRNRAQLNNLALPSVSFYTFLNTHNGLNCSSISNDGSLVVGGFSDSSVKVWDMAKIGQPAKTSSSQGENGSSQDERLSSTSEGKRPYTLFQGHSGPVYSAAFSPFGDFLLSSSSDSTIRLWSTKLNANLVCYKGHNYPVWDVQFSPVGHYFASASHDRTARIWSMDKIQPLRIMAGHLADVDCVQWHVNCNYIATGSSDKTVRLWDVQTGECIRMFIGHRSMVLSLAMSPDGRYMASGDEDGTIMMWDLSTGRCVSPLAGHNSCVWSLAFSCEGALLASGSADCTVKLWDVASSTKALKMDDTKAGSTNRLRLLKALPTKSTPVYNLRFSGRNLLFASGALSL
- the LOC123104518 gene encoding transcription initiation factor TFIID subunit 5 isoform X1 yields the protein MEDEEMERKVQQYLHRKGFRLTELALQEERNRLSTTSLSDVSLSRPDNDPARYYDGYNKLRSWAYNSLDQYKHELLRVLYPAFIHCFMDLVSEGHTLEARAFFLKFREDHELMHSRDLQKLEGTLSPLHLEEMDLARSLRENKFRIKLCEYSYELLLQYLQKTQALVMLGIINERIIFEVSAGQPSLISDDADVVALVGTSKDLAKQINQKEVHWGLLEDSVEERMEKALSDSDRAEAESKDADAEDNNKKKSSEGGKQGGPLNKKLKKDKLVGATGKNTKSETSMISAAPRVKPELTLPATPVEVEQSILEDLRNRAQLNNLALPSVSFYTFLNTHNGLNCSSISNDGSLVVGGFSDSSVKVWDMAKIGQPAKTSSSQGENGSSQDERLSSTSEGKRPYTLFQGHSGPVYSAAFSPFGDFLLSSSSDSTIRLWSTKLNANLVCYKGHNYPVWDVQFSPVGHYFASASHDRTARIWSMDKIQPLRIMAGHLADVDCVQWHVNCNYIATGSSDKTVRLWDVQTGECIRMFIGHRSMVLSLAMSPDGRYMASGDEDGTIMMWDLSTGRCVSPLAGHNSCVWSLAFSCEGALLASGSADCTVKLWDVASSTKALKMDDTKAGSTNRLRLLKALPTKSTPVYNLRFSGRNLLFASGALSL